The Christiangramia flava JLT2011 region TAACTAAAACAAAATAATCATTATCAATATTAGCAACAGCTTCAACTGGTAATGCCGGATATTCCGTTGTTGTGGTCAAAATTTCTCCTTCGATATACATTCCTGGGGCAAATAACTTTGTGTCACTTTCATTAACCAAATCGCCGTGAACATTTACCGTTCTGTCTTGATTATTAATTGCCTTATTTACTAAATGCACTTTTCCTTTGTACACATTACTCATATCGTTTTGCAATCGCACATTGATGGGTTGTCCTTCTTTCACCATTGGAAGGTCTTTTTCAAAAATCTTCAACTCAATATGTAAATTATCTGTATTGGTAACCGTAATGGCTACATCAGAAGGATTTAAATACATTCCTTTAGTAGCATAGATGGTCGTTGCATAACCCGATAAAGGCGAAGGTACGCTGATGACCGAACGAATATTTTCACCAGACAAGGTATTTGGATTAATATTCATTAAGCTCAATTTCTTTTTCAGCGATTGGTATTGCGCCAAGGTTACAGTATATTCCGATTCTGCTTTTAGGAAGTTCTTTTTGGATGTCACATTATCTGCCATCAACTCTTTTTGACGTTCATAGTCCGACTTTAAATAATTCAAGCGTCCTTTGGCTTCTAAAAAATCTTGTTGCGCTTGTACATATTCAGGATTTTCAATGGTAAATAAGGTCTGACCTTTTTTTACTGCATCTCCAAGAAGCAAGCTGATATCCTTTACATATCCAGCAAAATAAGCACTTACATCGGCTTGATTTTCTGGCGGAACGGCAAACATACCATTGGCTTTTACTATGGTATTAAATGGTTGCGTTGTTATTTTTCCAACTTCCATATTACCCGATGTAAACTGGGTTTTTGTTAGCGTAATTACATCTGGATTTTCGATTTCTACAGATGAATCTTCATCGGCAACTGTAGATTTTTCTTTTGAATTACAAGAGGCTAAAACCATTATTGCGAACAATAAAAGCCCCTTGCCGTATATAGAACTCGATAATTTGTTACTTATATTTTTCATTATTAATTGGTTAAATAGTTTAACTCTAAAACGGTATTGTTATACTGCATTAGATTTTGTAAATAGTTGATTTCGATATTTTTTGCACTCTCCAAAAGCTGTACATATTGCAAGAAATCTATCTCGCCACTTTGAAATGCTTTTGAAGCGGTTGTTGTTAATTCTTTAGAAAGCGCTCGTCCTGTATTTTCATAATAATCGACAGTTTCTTGGTATTTTTTTAAATCAGAATGTAAACCATCATATTTTGATTGTAGTTGTATTTTATAATTCTCAAATTCGTTGGCTACAATCATTGTTTCCGTTTTTGCTGCATTGATTTTGGACTTGTTTGCACCAAACCATAGTGGTACAGCTAAACCCACCTGAAATCCGTTATAATTTCTCGCGTTTACACCATTGTTTGTTCCTTGAAATACAGATAAATTTATATCTGGCAACAGTTTTTGCCGTTCTAAAGAAAGTGAGGATGCTGCTAATTTTTCTGCTGAATCATAATACAACATCCCGGGATGCTCTGTGATATTCAGTGCTTTTAATGTAAGTCTTGGTAATTCATCTTCAGCAACCGTAATTAAGGAATCACTTTGTACCCATTGATTGAGCATTGTGTACGCTTTTGAAACATTCTCTCGTGCTTGTGCAAGTGCAATGGCTATTTCTTTTTGTTTGGTTTCTGCCGTTAGCTTTTCCAATAGATTGGTTTCGCCAACCTCATATCTTTTTGTGGCGGCTTTGGCAAATTGACCATACAAACTATCGAGATAGGTATATTGTTTCACCAGACTATTGCTGTAAACCACTTCATAATAGGCTTTATAAACTTCTTTGGTCAAGGCTCTTTCATTAAGTTTAAATTGCTGTGTGGTCAAAGCCACTTTTTGTTTTTCAACTTTGCGTTGCGCACCATAAATTGTTGGAAATTGAAGTGATTGACTCACACCAAAAACTCTTAAAGGCAAGCCATTCTCCGCAATATTGTTTTGGTCATAGCTATAGTACACCTGTGTTTTATCCAAATTAAAAGCACTGCCTACCAATTGTTCTGACTGATTGACTTTTTTAGCTGATGCCTGAAGGGAATTGTTATTTTCCATAGCCAATTGCACCACTTGTTCAGCACTCATAGGTTGCTGCTGTGCTTGACCAAAAAATGGCAAAAAGAACAAAAGCACTATACTCAACGCTTTTAAGTTCACTTTGGTTTTCTTTTTAGGATGATGCCCTTTTCTATCAAATATGGCATATAAGATAGGCAGTACTACCAGCGTTAGAGCAGTGGCAGTTATTAAGCCACCTACCACCACAGTGGCTAGTGGTCGTTGCACTTCGGCACCAGCAGATGTTGAAATTGCCATAGGTAAAAACCCTAAAGCTGCTGCTGCTGCTGTCAGTAATACTGGGCGTAATCTATTCTTAGTTCCCATTAATATTCGCTTATTGATATTGTTAACACCGTGTGCTTTTAACTCCTTAAATTCTTCAATCAGTACAATACCGTTTAGTACTGCAATACCGAAAAGGGCTATAAAACCAACACCTGCCGAAATACTGAACGGTAAATCCCGAATGTAAAGTAACATGACGCCACCAATGGCGGATAATGGGATGGCACTGTAAATCATCAAGGCTTCCTTTACAGAATCGAAAGCGAAGTATAGCAAGATAAAAATCAGTATTAACGCAATTGGTACAGCTACTTTTAATCGTGCCGTTGCTGTTCTTAAATTTTCGAATTGTCCGCCGTAGCTTATAGAATATCCTGTTGGTATCTTAACCTCTCTTTCAATGATGGCTTGCACATCTCTTACCACCGATTCTAAATCCCTGTTCCTCACATTTACACCTACCACGATGCGTCGTTTGGTATTATCCCTAGAGATTTTTGCAGGCCCTTTGGTATAGGATATGGTGGCAAATTCACTCAATGGCAATTTTGTGCCATTAGGTAATGACACCGAAGCTGTTTCTATATTTTGGATGTCTTTTCTATGGGTATCGTCAAAGCGAAGCACTAAATCGAACTGCTTTTCCCCCTCAAACACATTTCCCGCCGGCATTCCTGCAAATCCCATTGTAACAACCTTATTTAGATCCTCGATATTCAATCCATATTTAGCGATTTTCTGACGGTTGTACTTTACAGACATTTGTGGCAGACCTGCCGTTTTTTCTACAGAAATATCTGCAGCTCCTTCCACATTTTGAATCGCCTTTTCTATCTCTAGTGCTTTTCTGTAGAGTACATCTAAATCTTCACCAAAAACCTTTATGGCCAAATCTGCTCTTACTCCTGTAATCAATTCATTAAATCGCATTTCAATAGGCTGGGTAAATTCAAAATCCACACCTGCAATTTCGTTGGATAAGGCTTCTTTAAATTTATCTGCCAATTCGTCTTTAGACTCGGCAGATGTCCATTCGCCTTTAGGTTTCAATTTTATAATCACATCACTTTCTTCCATAGACATTGGGTCTGTTGGCACTTCGGCAGCACCAATTCTACTTACCACCTGTTCAACTTCAGGGAATTGCTTTAGTATTTTTTCTATTTTGGTAGTAGCTTCAATTGTCTTACTTAAAGACATTCCTGTTTTTAAAACTGGTTGAATCACAAAATCACCTTCATCTAAGGTTGGCACAAATTCACCACCCATTCTGGTAAATAGAAAACCTGTGAAGATTAGCAAGCCCACAGCCATTGCTAATACTAATTTCTTTTTGCGCAAAGCCCTGGTAATAATTGGTTGGTATTTATTTCCTAAAAAGGAAATCAATCTTGACGATATGGTTTTCTTTTCTGTGTTTGATGGTTTTATGAACATTGAAGCCATTACAGGAATGTAAGTAAAGCAAAGTACCATAGCCCCAATAAGTGCGAAGCAGAATACCAATGCCATTGGGCGAAACATTTTTCCTTCTACATTTACCAAAGACAGAATCGGTATGAAAACGATGATGATGATTAATTGCCCAAACACCGCAGAATTCATCATTTTTGAAGCACCTTGGTAGGTGATATCATCAATCAGTCCTTGCCTTTCTCCTTTAGGAAGTGCTAATAATTTGGCACGCTGGCTAGTGATTTTAAAGGCGATAAATTCTACGATGATGACCGCTCCGTCGATGATAATACCAAAGTCGATAGCTCCCAAACTCATTAAGTTAGCATCCACTCCAAAAATGTACATTAGCGAAAGTGCAAACAATAAACACAACGGAATAACCGAAGCTACAACCAAACCAGAACGTAAATTTCCTAAAAGTAATACCACTACAAAGATTACGATGAGACATCCTAAAATGAGGTTTTCGGCAATGGTAGATGTTGTTTTGGCTATAAGCTCGCTACGTTCTAAAAATGGGTTGATTGAAATTCCAGTCGGTAACGACGCTTGAATTTCTGCTACACGCTCTTTGACAGCTTCAATAACCGCATTTGAATTGGCATCTTTAAGCATCATTACTTGCCCGAGTACTTTTTCGCCTTCTCCATTTCCTGTAATTGCTCCAAAACGATTGGCGTGACCAAATCCTACATTGGCAACATCTCTAACATATACAGGCACTTGGCCTTTACTCGTTACAACAATATCTTCTATGTCTTTTACTGAGGTTACTAAACCTTCTCCTCTTATAAAATAACTTTCATTAATCTTTTCGATATAACCACCTCCAGCAACACTGTTGTTTTTTTCGAGAGCGGTAAACACATCAAAAATTGAAACATCCATAGCACGAAGTCGCTCAGGGTTTACAGCAACTTCATAGGTTTTTAAGTAGCCGCCCCAAGTATTTACTTCAACAACTCCTGGGATTCCGGAAAGCTGACGTTTTACAACCCAATCTTGAATGGTACGCACATCTGATAGTGAATATTGGTCTTTATATTTGGCATCAACGTCGATTACATATTGATAAATTTCTCCAAGACCTGTAGAGACTGGCCCCATAAACGGCTTACCAAAGCCTGCCGGAATTTTTTCTTCAGCACTTTTTATTTTCTCTGCTATAAGTTGTCGTGGTAAATAGGTGCCCATTTCATCATCAAACACCACGGTAACAACCGATAGCCCGAATTTTGAAACCGAACGGATTTCCTTCACTCCAGGCAAATTTGCCATTTCCAGTTCTACGGGATAGGTCAAGAATTTCTCAACATCTTCGGTAGCTAAATTTCTGGAAGTTGTAATAACCTGTACTTGGTTGTTGGTTACATCGGGAACTGCTCCAATAGGGATATTTGATAGGGAATAAAAGCCAAATCCCACGATTCCGGCAGTAAATAATAGTACAATAAGTTTGTGATGAATACTGTACTGGATAATGCGTTCTAACATTTTTTGGTGGTTTATTAAGAATAATGGTCAAATGTAGCAGTACTACCTAAATGGATTCTAAATGGTTTCTTAAGATTGGCTTAAGAATTTTTATTCTCAAAAAAACAAAGGCCTTGAGAGTTCTCAAGACCTTTGCAGCTATTAACCAATAAACACCAACCAAAAATTCAAAGGTTAATGGGGGAATCTATTTTTCCTTTTTCAATAGTAATGTTCAATTGTTTCTAATACAGTTATAAATGTAGCGATGTAGTTTAAAGATTACCTGAAAATTTTCTTAAGATTGGCTTAATTGTTTTAAGAGATATAAAAACCAAAGCCTTGAGAAATCTCAAGGCTTTTACTAACCAACCAAAACTATCAATCAAAACTATTTTAATCAATTGTTATACAAAGCTATTGTAGCCATCTAATAATTTTCTTTGCTTATTCTTAAAATTGGCTTAAAAGATAATAGTGAAAGTTGTCCCTTGCCCAAAGTCGCTTGCTACTTCAATCTTAGCATTAATAGCATCTGCAGCCTTTTTTGCTATAGAAAGCCCCAAACCATTACCTGCAATATTTTTATGATTGAGCGCATCAGACCTGAAGAAATTATTGAACACATTATCCAAATCTTCTTTTTTGATACCGATGCCTTCATCTCGAACTTTGCAGATTATGTTAGCATCTAATAGGGTTATTAAAATATAGATATTAGTAGCATCTTTGGCATATTTTACGGCATTACTAATAATATTTTCCAATATTAAATTGCTAAAATATTGAGGTACTAAAGTTTCATTTTCAATTTCATTTTTAAAATTTATTGAAAGCTTCTTTTCTGATAGTTGCTTTTTGTGTCTTGAAAGGATTTCATCAATGACGGTTGCCAGAGGCACCGAAGTTTCATCAGCAGCTTTTGAACTTGTATCCAGTCTTGCCAACAATAACAATTGCTCTAATGTCGCAGTCATTCGGTCTATTTCTGTAAGACTGAATTTGATTTTCTCTTCATATTCACCTCGTTCCCTTGGCTTGCGAACCAACACCTCTAATGTGCCTTTTAAAGTTGCCAAAGGTGTACGTAATTCGTGCGAAGCGTCTGACGTAAACTGACGCTCTCTTTCCATTGCATTTTCGATACGTTGTAACAAATCATTAATTCCGGAAGACAAATCAAAAAGTTCATCTTTATTTTGGGGCAATGCAACGCGCTCGTTTAAGTTGTTCCGTGTAATTCTTTTGGTTGTTTTGGTTACGTTTTTAACAGGTATGATACTTCTTCCTGCAATATATTTTGATATAAAATAGAGACTCGCTAAAAGAAGTAAATACACTAACAGCAAAATATTTCTTAGATTAAGCAGTACCATTTGTGACGCTTCTAAAGACATTGCAGCTACTATAAAACCTTTTATTTTTCCATTTTCCTCTATGGGTAATTGAACTTGTCTAATGGGTTTGTTATTTAAAATTTCATTGTAATGTCCACCATAGTTAGATTGTGGATGAAATTCGAGCTCGTTTTCTTTAAGGTTTGGCGATTTATCCATAAAGGTCCCATTCTTATCCAATACTTGGATAAAAACAGGATTTACCTGAACTTCTCTATGTTCTTTTTCTTCCCACTCTTTTTTGTTTTTTATTTTGATGCTATCTCCAACGACTTTCATTTCTCCGGTATGCTTTTCCGCTTCAAAAGAAAGGTCGTGGTCTATATTTTGATACACCACACCTTTGACCACAAAATAGACAGCTGTAAATGCCACAGCCATAATGATTGCCGTGGCAATCATATAATGTAATGCTATTCTGTTCTTAAAACTTAAACTCATATTTCCTTTGCAATATAACCCACACCTCTAACCGTCTGAATGTAATTCTCATCTTTTCCTAACTTCAGTTTCTTACGAAGTGCATTGATAAATACATCAATAACACCTGTATTATAATCGAAATGGATATCCCAGACACTTTCTATAATCCGAGACCTTCTGCACACCATTCCCTTATTGCGTATCAAATGTTCCAATAATGCAAATTCTTTTTGCGTTAAGCTTATTTCTTCATCACCTTTAAACACTTGATAGGTTGAAGTATTTAAAGTAATAGTACCAATTTTAAAAATGGAATGTTCCCCTGTTTTGGGGCGTAGTTGCACCTTGATGCGTTCTAATAGTTCTTCAAAATGAAACGGCTTTTTTATGTAGTCATTAGCGCCAGATTGAAGACCAAAAATGGTTTCATCAAGAGTGTCTTTGGCTGTTAAAAAAATAACGGGTGTTTCTTGGAACTCCTTTCTGAATTGGCGACAGATTTCGATACCGCTAATACCTGGTACCATCCAATCCAGTAATAAAAGGTCGTATTCTCCAGTAAGTGCCAGTTCAAGACCTTTTTTGCCTTCTTCGGCTATATCCACAGCATAGGATTCTTCCTCAAGGCCTTGTTTGAGGAAGTTAAAGATACCTGGTTCGTCTTCTACTATTAAAATTCTCATTGCGCAAAAGTTACAATTTATTATTAAAGAAGTATTATACCTTTCTTAAGAATTGCTTAAAATTTAATAAAAAAATAGATTTGATGGGGCACTATTGTGCTTCGTCAGTTCTTTATAATAAGACCTGAAACTTATCTTCAGATAACAATACATTAAAATTAAAATAGTGGAGTTATAATCTTACAAACCCACATAGATTGTTGACTAACAACATACCGTCTTCTTTCTTGTGTGAGATTATTTTGCCTTACATTATATAGAATTTTTCTGGTTTAAATGGTTCTGGTATTGTTTCATC contains the following coding sequences:
- a CDS encoding response regulator transcription factor, whose amino-acid sequence is MRILIVEDEPGIFNFLKQGLEEESYAVDIAEEGKKGLELALTGEYDLLLLDWMVPGISGIEICRQFRKEFQETPVIFLTAKDTLDETIFGLQSGANDYIKKPFHFEELLERIKVQLRPKTGEHSIFKIGTITLNTSTYQVFKGDEEISLTQKEFALLEHLIRNKGMVCRRSRIIESVWDIHFDYNTGVIDVFINALRKKLKLGKDENYIQTVRGVGYIAKEI
- a CDS encoding sensor histidine kinase — protein: MSLSFKNRIALHYMIATAIIMAVAFTAVYFVVKGVVYQNIDHDLSFEAEKHTGEMKVVGDSIKIKNKKEWEEKEHREVQVNPVFIQVLDKNGTFMDKSPNLKENELEFHPQSNYGGHYNEILNNKPIRQVQLPIEENGKIKGFIVAAMSLEASQMVLLNLRNILLLVYLLLLASLYFISKYIAGRSIIPVKNVTKTTKRITRNNLNERVALPQNKDELFDLSSGINDLLQRIENAMERERQFTSDASHELRTPLATLKGTLEVLVRKPRERGEYEEKIKFSLTEIDRMTATLEQLLLLARLDTSSKAADETSVPLATVIDEILSRHKKQLSEKKLSINFKNEIENETLVPQYFSNLILENIISNAVKYAKDATNIYILITLLDANIICKVRDEGIGIKKEDLDNVFNNFFRSDALNHKNIAGNGLGLSIAKKAADAINAKIEVASDFGQGTTFTIIF
- a CDS encoding CusA/CzcA family heavy metal efflux RND transporter; translated protein: MLERIIQYSIHHKLIVLLFTAGIVGFGFYSLSNIPIGAVPDVTNNQVQVITTSRNLATEDVEKFLTYPVELEMANLPGVKEIRSVSKFGLSVVTVVFDDEMGTYLPRQLIAEKIKSAEEKIPAGFGKPFMGPVSTGLGEIYQYVIDVDAKYKDQYSLSDVRTIQDWVVKRQLSGIPGVVEVNTWGGYLKTYEVAVNPERLRAMDVSIFDVFTALEKNNSVAGGGYIEKINESYFIRGEGLVTSVKDIEDIVVTSKGQVPVYVRDVANVGFGHANRFGAITGNGEGEKVLGQVMMLKDANSNAVIEAVKERVAEIQASLPTGISINPFLERSELIAKTTSTIAENLILGCLIVIFVVVLLLGNLRSGLVVASVIPLCLLFALSLMYIFGVDANLMSLGAIDFGIIIDGAVIIVEFIAFKITSQRAKLLALPKGERQGLIDDITYQGASKMMNSAVFGQLIIIIVFIPILSLVNVEGKMFRPMALVFCFALIGAMVLCFTYIPVMASMFIKPSNTEKKTISSRLISFLGNKYQPIITRALRKKKLVLAMAVGLLIFTGFLFTRMGGEFVPTLDEGDFVIQPVLKTGMSLSKTIEATTKIEKILKQFPEVEQVVSRIGAAEVPTDPMSMEESDVIIKLKPKGEWTSAESKDELADKFKEALSNEIAGVDFEFTQPIEMRFNELITGVRADLAIKVFGEDLDVLYRKALEIEKAIQNVEGAADISVEKTAGLPQMSVKYNRQKIAKYGLNIEDLNKVVTMGFAGMPAGNVFEGEKQFDLVLRFDDTHRKDIQNIETASVSLPNGTKLPLSEFATISYTKGPAKISRDNTKRRIVVGVNVRNRDLESVVRDVQAIIEREVKIPTGYSISYGGQFENLRTATARLKVAVPIALILIFILLYFAFDSVKEALMIYSAIPLSAIGGVMLLYIRDLPFSISAGVGFIALFGIAVLNGIVLIEEFKELKAHGVNNINKRILMGTKNRLRPVLLTAAAAALGFLPMAISTSAGAEVQRPLATVVVGGLITATALTLVVLPILYAIFDRKGHHPKKKTKVNLKALSIVLLFFLPFFGQAQQQPMSAEQVVQLAMENNNSLQASAKKVNQSEQLVGSAFNLDKTQVYYSYDQNNIAENGLPLRVFGVSQSLQFPTIYGAQRKVEKQKVALTTQQFKLNERALTKEVYKAYYEVVYSNSLVKQYTYLDSLYGQFAKAATKRYEVGETNLLEKLTAETKQKEIAIALAQARENVSKAYTMLNQWVQSDSLITVAEDELPRLTLKALNITEHPGMLYYDSAEKLAASSLSLERQKLLPDINLSVFQGTNNGVNARNYNGFQVGLAVPLWFGANKSKINAAKTETMIVANEFENYKIQLQSKYDGLHSDLKKYQETVDYYENTGRALSKELTTTASKAFQSGEIDFLQYVQLLESAKNIEINYLQNLMQYNNTVLELNYLTN
- a CDS encoding efflux RND transporter periplasmic adaptor subunit produces the protein MKNISNKLSSSIYGKGLLLFAIMVLASCNSKEKSTVADEDSSVEIENPDVITLTKTQFTSGNMEVGKITTQPFNTIVKANGMFAVPPENQADVSAYFAGYVKDISLLLGDAVKKGQTLFTIENPEYVQAQQDFLEAKGRLNYLKSDYERQKELMADNVTSKKNFLKAESEYTVTLAQYQSLKKKLSLMNINPNTLSGENIRSVISVPSPLSGYATTIYATKGMYLNPSDVAITVTNTDNLHIELKIFEKDLPMVKEGQPINVRLQNDMSNVYKGKVHLVNKAINNQDRTVNVHGDLVNESDTKLFAPGMYIEGEILTTTTEYPALPVEAVANIDNDYFVLVKENDTTFKKVLVKIGATNNGFIQIVNADDFDANTEFLTKGVYNLITE